A stretch of the Planktothricoides raciborskii GIHE-MW2 genome encodes the following:
- a CDS encoding Tat pathway signal protein, translating into MSLSRRQVNRMIIWGGASFAASTTSGIFFPKPAEAYSLEFPLSAFSANGVFSGLQQYCGVQPVSGVLSSILEGNTNVGSDIPPDAANRIRMADTEFVRRRFTSNRTELAQHGTGGVDSSISRLWGRQKQEDVGANVGFGFVQKFQDQYSDAKISGPTLCGIHNAQKVLADQRLTPPDIANLLLPIRSTFDDWGSWGGDTDTAVGRNPNVVFSQYNSLAGTVTSRYELVEPGPKGFGRVEFTVEGRNQPRRTILLTVNF; encoded by the coding sequence ATGAGTCTGAGTCGTCGTCAAGTGAATCGGATGATTATCTGGGGTGGCGCTTCTTTTGCGGCTTCCACAACTTCTGGGATTTTTTTCCCTAAACCTGCTGAAGCCTATTCTTTAGAATTTCCCCTCAGCGCCTTTTCCGCTAATGGGGTTTTTAGCGGATTGCAACAATATTGTGGGGTACAGCCGGTTTCCGGGGTTTTATCTTCTATTTTGGAAGGAAATACCAATGTTGGCAGTGACATTCCCCCTGATGCGGCGAACCGCATTCGCATGGCTGATACAGAATTTGTTAGGCGACGTTTTACCAGCAACCGCACAGAATTAGCCCAACATGGGACTGGCGGCGTGGACTCCAGTATTAGTCGCTTGTGGGGTCGGCAAAAACAAGAAGATGTGGGGGCAAATGTTGGCTTTGGTTTTGTGCAAAAATTTCAGGATCAATATAGTGATGCCAAAATTTCTGGGCCAACGTTGTGCGGTATTCATAATGCCCAAAAAGTTTTAGCGGATCAACGATTAACCCCTCCAGATATTGCCAATCTTTTGTTACCAATTCGCTCGACTTTTGATGATTGGGGTTCTTGGGGTGGGGATACAGATACGGCGGTTGGCCGAAATCCCAATGTCGTTTTCAGTCAATATAATTCATTAGCCGGAACTGTGACATCTCGCTATGAGTTAGTGGAACCGGGGCCAAAGGGTTTTGGTAGAGTGGAGTTTACGGTTGAAGGCAGAAATCAGCCTAGACGGACAATATTGTTGACCGTAAATTTTTAG
- a CDS encoding element excision factor XisH family protein, translated as MAKDRFHDVVKIALTKEQWVITQDPFGFKYGKVDFQIDLGAEKLLAAERENEKIAVEIKSFLNPSAITDFYAALGQFLSYRLALETIDPERTLYLAVPLESYQTFFQLDFTQTAIQKYQVLLIVYDPVKEIIIKWIK; from the coding sequence GTGGCTAAAGACCGTTTTCACGATGTTGTTAAAATAGCACTCACAAAAGAACAGTGGGTCATTACCCAAGACCCTTTTGGGTTCAAGTATGGGAAAGTTGACTTTCAAATTGATTTGGGTGCAGAAAAATTACTGGCCGCTGAACGGGAAAATGAAAAAATTGCTGTTGAAATTAAAAGCTTTCTCAATCCTTCTGCTATCACCGATTTTTATGCTGCACTAGGACAGTTTCTCAGTTACCGTTTGGCACTAGAAACTATTGACCCAGAGCGTACCCTATATTTGGCTGTTCCCTTAGAAAGTTATCAAACCTTTTTTCAACTGGATTTTACTCAAACAGCCATTCAAAAATACCAAGTGCTTTTAATTGTTTACGATCCAGTCAAGGAGATTATTATAAAATGGATAAAGTAG
- a CDS encoding XisI protein, with protein MDKVEQYRTAIQSLLTRYANYEYYPSNPEIETQLIFDTQRDHYQWMDVGWQELNRIYRSIIHFDIKDGKIWLQQNLTDWNPAEELVAMGIPREDIVLGLHPPYKRPYTDYGVA; from the coding sequence ATGGATAAAGTAGAACAATATCGAACAGCGATTCAAAGCCTGCTCACTCGTTATGCAAACTATGAGTATTACCCGTCAAATCCTGAAATTGAAACACAACTCATCTTTGATACCCAACGAGATCATTATCAATGGATGGATGTGGGTTGGCAAGAGCTAAATCGGATTTATCGCTCGATTATTCATTTTGATATTAAAGATGGTAAAATTTGGTTGCAACAAAACCTCACCGATTGGAATCCTGCGGAGGAATTAGTGGCAATGGGAATTCCTCGCGAGGATATTGTCCTGGGTTTGCATCCCCCCTACAAGCGCCCTTATACAGATTATGGTGTGGCTTAG
- a CDS encoding tetratricopeptide repeat-containing serine protease family protein produces the protein MSRGYSQFDALTAILAGTLTVAGIVTFAPSPLLAKSAQEIAQLAIPVTVQINGESAKATSSGSGFIIAKQGTTYTVLTCNHVVKDAQFTYKIRTNTGQDYAVTNIVILQKNDNQPDLAVVTFNSAESYPVVTLGNSDRAAVGSEIFVFGYPANVLNNKYGSSRNFEFSPGFVTSRLNNHPRGYTLRYNAVTKGGMSGGPVFDSEGRVIGIHGEGDRDYDTVADGQGNRTGRVATKTGFNSAIPINIFIAKLSEAGLSAAAIAIDDSPTTNAPVAVNNPNNTQTFYVRGLSRFDQGDFSGAIADFTQAIQSQANYSEAFFYRGLAYFEQDKFAESMADYNRAIEINSAYVDAYYNRALVRAAMGDRLGSIDDYTQVIRLDQTFAAAYNNRGLALSDLGDQQQAIDDFNQALQINPGRSNTYFNRGLALFRIGSDRAALTDYTQAIQLNPYYAKAYANRGITLARMGDRLGAISDLQQAARLFQAQGMNADAEKALEMARQLQR, from the coding sequence ATGAGTAGAGGTTATTCGCAGTTTGATGCTCTCACTGCTATTCTGGCAGGAACCTTAACCGTTGCCGGAATTGTTACTTTTGCCCCGTCACCGCTTTTGGCAAAATCTGCCCAAGAAATTGCTCAATTAGCGATTCCTGTCACCGTTCAAATTAATGGCGAATCTGCCAAAGCTACCAGTAGTGGGTCTGGGTTTATTATTGCGAAACAAGGAACAACTTATACCGTTCTCACCTGTAATCATGTGGTTAAAGATGCTCAATTTACCTATAAGATTCGCACGAATACAGGACAAGACTATGCCGTAACCAATATTGTCATATTACAAAAAAATGACAATCAACCAGATTTAGCCGTTGTCACCTTTAACAGTGCAGAATCCTATCCAGTTGTCACCTTGGGAAATTCCGATCGCGCTGCCGTTGGTTCAGAAATTTTTGTGTTTGGATATCCCGCGAATGTGTTGAATAATAAATATGGAAGTAGTCGTAATTTTGAGTTTTCTCCAGGGTTTGTCACCAGCCGTCTGAACAACCATCCTAGAGGTTATACTTTACGCTACAATGCTGTCACCAAAGGTGGCATGAGTGGCGGGCCGGTATTTGATTCAGAAGGACGAGTAATTGGCATTCACGGGGAAGGTGATCGCGATTATGATACTGTAGCCGATGGTCAAGGAAATCGTACCGGCAGAGTGGCGACAAAAACTGGCTTTAATTCCGCAATTCCCATTAATATTTTTATCGCTAAACTATCCGAAGCGGGGTTAAGTGCTGCCGCGATCGCGATCGACGATTCGCCGACTACGAATGCCCCAGTCGCCGTAAATAATCCTAATAATACTCAAACTTTTTATGTTCGGGGATTAAGTCGCTTTGACCAAGGAGATTTTTCTGGGGCGATCGCCGATTTTACTCAGGCAATTCAAAGTCAGGCAAATTACTCAGAAGCTTTTTTTTATCGCGGTCTGGCTTATTTTGAGCAAGATAAGTTTGCCGAAAGTATGGCGGATTATAATCGAGCCATTGAGATTAATTCCGCTTATGTGGATGCTTATTATAATCGGGCGTTAGTTCGTGCGGCAATGGGCGATCGCCTCGGTTCAATTGATGATTACACCCAAGTAATTCGTCTGGATCAAACCTTTGCCGCAGCTTATAATAATCGCGGGTTAGCATTGTCAGATTTAGGCGACCAACAACAGGCGATCGATGATTTTAATCAGGCTTTACAAATCAATCCGGGGCGATCGAATACTTATTTTAATCGCGGATTAGCCCTGTTTAGAATTGGCAGCGATCGGGCGGCTTTGACTGACTACACTCAAGCCATTCAACTAAACCCTTATTATGCCAAAGCTTATGCCAATCGAGGCATTACTTTAGCCAGAATGGGCGATCGGCTTGGAGCAATTTCCGACTTACAACAAGCCGCTCGTTTATTTCAAGCCCAAGGCATGAATGCCGATGCCGAAAAAGCATTAGAAATGGCTCGTCAACTGCAACGGTAA
- a CDS encoding class I SAM-dependent methyltransferase, producing the protein MATILRDLSYQHQWLYDSISGLASLAVGGESRFRRLPLQGLNLPRDSKVLDLCCGSGQATGVLVENFADVTGLDASPLSIKRAQKNVPQASYIEAFAEEMPIGDRLFDLVHTSAALHEMQPQQLRQILKEVYRVLKPGGIFTLADFHPPTNPIFWPGVAIFFWLFETETAWHLLKTNLPELLTEVGFVVEKSTLYAGGSLQVIQAKKN; encoded by the coding sequence GTGGCTACAATTCTCAGAGACTTAAGTTATCAGCACCAATGGCTATATGACAGCATCTCCGGTTTAGCGTCTCTCGCGGTGGGGGGTGAGTCCCGGTTTCGCCGACTGCCCTTGCAAGGGTTGAACCTCCCCAGGGACAGCAAAGTCCTGGATCTCTGCTGTGGCAGTGGTCAAGCTACTGGGGTCCTGGTGGAAAATTTTGCCGATGTCACCGGACTGGATGCCTCCCCATTATCGATCAAACGGGCGCAAAAAAATGTCCCCCAGGCTTCATATATAGAAGCCTTTGCGGAGGAGATGCCAATAGGCGATCGCCTATTTGATTTAGTCCATACCAGTGCAGCCCTTCACGAAATGCAGCCGCAACAGTTGCGACAAATTCTCAAAGAAGTCTATCGGGTCTTGAAACCAGGGGGCATTTTTACCTTAGCGGATTTTCATCCCCCCACAAATCCGATTTTTTGGCCTGGGGTCGCCATATTTTTCTGGTTATTTGAAACCGAAACCGCATGGCATTTGTTAAAAACTAACTTACCGGAATTACTCACAGAAGTGGGATTTGTTGTGGAAAAATCCACCCTTTATGCTGGGGGTAGTTTACAAGTAATTCAGGCCAAGAAAAATTAA
- the hemH gene encoding ferrochelatase, whose translation MGRVGVLLLNLGGPEQLEDVRPFLYNLFSDPEIIRLPFPWLQKPLAWLISSRRAKTSQENYKKIGGGSPLRRITEEQAIALRQQLEANGHNAEVYVGMRYWHPFTEEAIAQIKRDNISNLVILPLYPQFSISTSGSSFRQLETLWEQDPELQKIDYTVIPSWYRHSGYLQAMADLISRELDQCPNPDRVHIFFSAHGVPQSYVDDLGDPYQKEIEDCTKLIMQTLNRPNDYTLAYQSRVGPIEWLKPYTDEAIEELAHKGVKDLMIVPISFVSEHIETLEEIDIEYREVAEEAGIENFYRVPALNTHPVFINDLADLVEEALRAPRVNFSKVMRPQKTFKLYPQERWEWGLTTTAEVWNGRLAMIGFIALVAELISGHGPLHFVGLL comes from the coding sequence ATGGGCCGTGTAGGGGTATTATTACTCAATCTAGGTGGGCCGGAACAGCTTGAGGATGTCCGCCCCTTCCTGTACAACCTCTTTTCTGATCCAGAAATTATTCGCCTACCTTTTCCCTGGCTGCAAAAACCCTTAGCGTGGCTAATTTCCAGTCGCAGGGCAAAAACATCACAAGAAAATTATAAAAAAATAGGCGGGGGTTCTCCCCTGCGTCGGATTACAGAAGAACAAGCGATCGCCCTACGGCAGCAGCTAGAAGCCAATGGACATAATGCCGAAGTTTATGTGGGGATGCGCTATTGGCATCCGTTCACCGAAGAGGCGATCGCTCAGATCAAGCGCGATAACATCTCCAACTTAGTAATTTTACCCCTGTATCCTCAATTTTCCATTAGCACCAGTGGCTCTAGCTTCCGGCAATTGGAAACCTTGTGGGAACAAGACCCAGAATTACAAAAGATTGACTATACGGTGATTCCCTCGTGGTACAGACATTCTGGCTATTTGCAAGCAATGGCTGACTTAATTAGTCGCGAACTGGATCAATGCCCAAATCCCGATCGAGTGCATATCTTCTTCAGTGCTCACGGGGTGCCGCAAAGTTATGTGGATGACCTGGGGGATCCTTACCAAAAGGAAATCGAGGACTGCACCAAGTTAATCATGCAAACCTTAAATCGGCCAAATGACTACACTTTGGCTTATCAAAGTCGCGTTGGTCCAATAGAATGGTTGAAACCCTATACCGATGAAGCCATTGAAGAATTAGCCCACAAAGGGGTTAAAGATTTAATGATAGTGCCGATTAGTTTTGTCTCGGAACATATCGAAACCCTGGAAGAAATTGATATTGAATATCGGGAAGTCGCCGAAGAAGCGGGAATTGAGAATTTTTATCGGGTTCCGGCTTTAAATACTCATCCCGTATTTATTAATGACTTGGCGGATTTAGTGGAAGAAGCCTTGCGGGCTCCTCGTGTCAATTTCTCCAAAGTTATGCGTCCGCAAAAGACTTTCAAACTTTATCCCCAAGAACGTTGGGAGTGGGGTTTAACCACCACAGCGGAAGTTTGGAATGGTCGCTTGGCGATGATTGGTTTTATTGCTTTGGTCGCTGAGTTAATTAGCGGTCATGGCCCGTTACATTTTGTCGGATTGTTGTAA
- a CDS encoding DUF4126 domain-containing protein — protein MIGLLAALSAAAAGGMRIALPLLLIGLLQNEDLWSRVPLLSKLHPQVVIAVLVSWSLFELFASKKLLGQRVLQTVQLVCSPFVGAIMGMAIAQLTFVGEDADAPGFVIAIIGVVGGLLALVLQLVQVGWFYRLGRLPFWAILAQDILCISLVLLAFDAPREGAIIALLLLWLAIRSSQQWYRWYMHQGVKQHPRHHKQKPD, from the coding sequence ATGATTGGACTCTTAGCGGCACTTTCGGCAGCAGCAGCGGGGGGTATGAGAATTGCCCTACCTTTACTTTTAATTGGTTTGTTGCAAAATGAGGATCTTTGGTCACGAGTCCCTTTATTGTCAAAGCTTCATCCCCAAGTGGTAATTGCCGTATTGGTAAGCTGGTCATTGTTTGAACTATTTGCCTCAAAAAAGCTATTGGGGCAACGGGTGTTACAAACGGTTCAGTTGGTTTGTAGTCCATTTGTTGGGGCAATTATGGGTATGGCGATCGCGCAACTAACCTTTGTAGGAGAAGATGCGGATGCCCCAGGATTTGTGATTGCAATTATTGGGGTAGTCGGTGGACTATTAGCCTTAGTATTGCAACTGGTTCAAGTCGGCTGGTTTTATCGTTTGGGACGACTACCTTTTTGGGCAATTTTAGCCCAAGATATTCTCTGTATTTCTCTCGTCTTATTAGCTTTTGATGCCCCCAGGGAAGGAGCAATTATTGCCTTATTATTATTGTGGTTAGCGATTCGCAGTTCCCAACAGTGGTATCGCTGGTATATGCATCAAGGAGTTAAACAACATCCTCGTCACCACAAGCAAAAACCGGATTAA
- a CDS encoding family 10 glycosylhydrolase produces the protein MKNQEKIVKKKPSGCGCSNIPISIILIFIGGGYWLFTHQKDFLTNQLFALVQQIPIPEEVQPFLADITANIPTAKPSEKTPESQTATQTQSPPQILANDPQPNAEKQPKTIHKKAVNPQAGTTWESKIIRGVYISRYAITNNTDEKTIRERVRYYHSQGINTIIHGVWGNACTMYNSQVMQKTLGYESCPNEFQDRWLDWLIDEAHKHGMQVHAYFEKGIKIDENSPVFDLAVARKWIVPGVDRTHPGVDHYVLDVEIPEVGEFFKDILVEFVKKYPKIDAVQWDDYLGYYAELPGKVDRTASLTKFVEEMIAEMKKANPAVSFDLCHHNPYWAKQYFAADWENWSVDRVFIQVYSEENFAQELGYVKQSNGIAITERQFQHLESLVKDPEVQSILIFPLSGKPEEAIAQVKKITDKF, from the coding sequence ATGAAAAATCAAGAAAAAATCGTCAAAAAAAAGCCTAGTGGCTGTGGATGTAGTAATATTCCTATTTCCATCATCCTCATTTTCATTGGCGGCGGTTATTGGTTATTTACCCACCAAAAAGATTTTTTAACCAACCAACTTTTTGCTTTAGTGCAACAAATCCCGATTCCCGAAGAAGTTCAACCGTTTCTTGCCGATATTACGGCGAATATCCCTACTGCCAAACCATCAGAAAAAACCCCAGAAAGTCAAACAGCCACTCAAACCCAATCACCGCCACAAATATTAGCGAATGACCCCCAGCCTAACGCAGAAAAACAACCCAAAACGATCCATAAAAAAGCTGTAAATCCGCAGGCTGGAACTACCTGGGAAAGCAAAATTATTCGCGGGGTTTATATCAGTCGTTATGCCATCACCAATAATACCGACGAAAAAACGATTAGAGAACGAGTCCGTTATTATCACTCTCAAGGAATTAATACCATAATTCATGGGGTTTGGGGCAATGCTTGCACTATGTACAATAGCCAAGTAATGCAAAAAACTTTAGGTTATGAAAGCTGTCCCAATGAATTTCAAGATCGCTGGTTAGATTGGTTAATCGATGAAGCCCATAAACACGGGATGCAAGTTCATGCTTATTTTGAAAAAGGGATAAAAATTGATGAAAATAGTCCGGTTTTTGACTTGGCTGTTGCCCGGAAATGGATTGTCCCCGGGGTGGATAGGACTCATCCCGGAGTCGATCATTATGTCCTGGATGTGGAAATTCCCGAAGTAGGAGAATTTTTTAAAGATATCCTAGTGGAATTTGTGAAAAAATACCCCAAAATTGATGCGGTGCAGTGGGATGATTATCTGGGTTATTATGCGGAACTGCCGGGAAAAGTTGACCGCACTGCCAGTTTAACTAAGTTTGTGGAAGAGATGATTGCTGAGATGAAAAAAGCGAATCCTGCTGTTAGCTTTGACCTTTGTCATCATAATCCTTATTGGGCGAAACAATATTTTGCCGCTGATTGGGAAAACTGGAGTGTAGACCGTGTGTTTATCCAAGTTTATAGTGAGGAAAATTTTGCTCAAGAGTTAGGTTATGTTAAGCAATCAAATGGCATCGCGATTACAGAGCGACAATTTCAGCATTTAGAGAGTTTAGTCAAAGATCCAGAAGTCCAGAGTATTTTGATTTTCCCTCTTTCTGGGAAACCAGAAGAAGCGATCGCTCAGGTGAAAAAAATCACCGATAAGTTTTAA
- a CDS encoding TerD family protein, which yields MMNSVRPIKHELSHFTRLKCGLGWDMAVEDDMEDDAKDDVENDIDLDLVALCLDDSGKLPRGKMDFIYAAHPKHDSGAIILSNDNLTGAGEGDDENMSINLNQVPKAIAQIIFGVAIDSGADLKQDFSEVKNGFWRLCDRFSGQVLIHQSLSNPEWVGKTALLTATLKRQENGWLLIPLGETMTIDHLNELLFKYSN from the coding sequence ATGATGAATTCTGTTAGACCAATAAAACATGAATTGAGCCATTTTACCCGACTCAAATGTGGTTTAGGGTGGGATATGGCAGTGGAAGATGATATGGAAGATGATGCCAAAGATGATGTGGAAAATGATATCGATCTCGACTTGGTGGCACTCTGTTTAGATGACAGCGGTAAATTACCTCGCGGTAAAATGGATTTCATCTATGCTGCTCATCCCAAACATGACTCAGGGGCAATTATTCTTTCTAATGATAATTTAACCGGAGCGGGGGAAGGCGATGATGAGAATATGTCGATCAATTTGAACCAAGTGCCAAAGGCGATCGCGCAGATTATCTTTGGGGTAGCCATTGACTCTGGTGCCGATTTAAAACAAGATTTTAGTGAAGTGAAAAATGGGTTTTGGCGACTATGCGATCGCTTCTCCGGGCAGGTACTCATTCACCAATCTTTATCTAACCCGGAATGGGTAGGAAAAACCGCCTTACTGACAGCGACTTTAAAACGCCAAGAAAACGGTTGGTTATTAATCCCATTAGGGGAAACAATGACCATCGATCATCTGAATGAATTGTTATTTAAATATAGCAATTAA
- the purB gene encoding adenylosuccinate lyase — translation MIERYTLPEMGELWTETYKLKTWLQVEIAVCEAQAELGYIPAAAVEEIKQKANFDPKRIQEIEAEVRHDVIAFLTNVNEYVGDAGRYIHLGMTSSDMLDTALTLQMVASLNLLLEVLEDLIQAIRYQAQQHRDTVMIGRSHGIHGEPITFGFKLAGWLAEVLRHRDRLIQLRKRISVGQISGAMGTYANIDPRIEAIACQKLGLEPDIASTQVISREIHADFVQHLALLTASIERFAVEIRNLQRTDVLEVEEFFSKGQKGSSAMPHKRNPVRSERLTGMARLIRGYAMTALENVALWHERDISHSSAERVLLPDACILTHFMLVEMTDLVKHLLIYPDNMQRNMNVYGGVVFSQRVMLALVGQGMRREEAYAIVQSCAHQAWNKLDGDFHALICQDPRVKEKLTPEAIEACFDPQQQLKNLKEIYQRLGI, via the coding sequence GTGATCGAGCGTTATACCCTGCCCGAGATGGGCGAACTTTGGACAGAAACCTATAAGTTAAAAACTTGGCTGCAAGTGGAAATTGCCGTCTGTGAGGCGCAAGCTGAACTCGGATATATTCCTGCGGCAGCGGTTGAAGAAATTAAACAAAAAGCAAATTTTGACCCGAAGCGGATTCAGGAAATTGAGGCGGAAGTCCGCCATGATGTGATTGCATTTCTCACTAATGTGAATGAATACGTGGGGGATGCGGGACGCTATATCCATTTGGGCATGACCAGTTCCGATATGTTGGATACAGCATTGACCCTGCAAATGGTGGCAAGTCTGAATCTGTTGCTGGAAGTGCTGGAAGATTTGATTCAAGCGATTCGCTATCAGGCGCAACAACACCGAGATACGGTGATGATTGGCCGATCGCACGGAATTCATGGGGAACCGATTACTTTTGGGTTTAAGTTAGCCGGTTGGTTGGCGGAGGTGTTGCGTCACCGCGATCGCCTGATTCAACTGCGGAAACGTATCTCTGTGGGTCAAATTTCCGGGGCAATGGGAACTTATGCCAATATTGACCCCAGAATTGAGGCGATCGCCTGCCAAAAACTAGGACTCGAACCAGATATCGCCTCCACTCAGGTGATTTCCAGAGAAATTCACGCGGACTTTGTGCAACATTTGGCCTTGTTGACGGCCTCCATTGAACGGTTTGCCGTGGAAATTCGCAACTTGCAACGCACCGATGTGTTGGAAGTTGAAGAATTTTTCTCTAAAGGACAAAAAGGTTCTTCGGCAATGCCCCATAAACGCAACCCCGTGCGTTCAGAACGGCTGACCGGGATGGCTCGATTAATTCGCGGCTATGCCATGACCGCTTTGGAAAATGTGGCCTTGTGGCATGAGCGGGATATTTCCCACAGTTCCGCAGAACGGGTGCTGCTGCCGGATGCCTGTATTCTGACTCATTTTATGTTGGTGGAAATGACTGATTTGGTGAAACATCTGTTGATTTACCCCGACAATATGCAGCGCAATATGAATGTTTACGGCGGTGTAGTGTTCAGTCAGCGGGTGATGTTAGCCCTGGTTGGTCAAGGAATGCGCCGCGAGGAAGCTTATGCGATCGTGCAATCTTGTGCTCATCAAGCCTGGAATAAACTTGATGGTGATTTTCATGCACTGATTTGCCAAGATCCCAGAGTGAAGGAAAAACTCACCCCAGAGGCGATCGAGGCTTGCTTTGATCCACAGCAACAACTCAAAAATCTCAAGGAAATTTATCAGCGATTGGGGATTTAA